GCGGTGACCGCCCGGATGTCCGGGCGGGCCAGGTCGAGGGCGTGCCCGCCGTGGGTGAGCCAGGCGTGCACCGGGTGCCCGGCGACGAGCAGCCGGCGCGCGAGGTCGACTGACTGGCCGGCCGGCACCGACCTGTCCTCCCGGCCGTGCACCAGCAGCACCGGAACGCCGGAACCGAGGTGGGTGGCGACCGTCGCGTCGACGGTGGCGGGATCGCCCGCGGCGGGCGGACGGCCGAGCAGGCCGGCCCACGGGTCGTCGTCGGCGCGCAGCCGCCGGTACTCCGGATCGAGCGGGTCGAGCGGCGCCCAGTACGCCAGCGCCGCCGCCACGTCGCCGGGGCGGTCCACCCCGCGCAGGGCGAGGTGCAGGGCGAGCATCCCACCGGCCGAGTCGCCCCCGACCAGCAGCGGCAGCCCGTCCGCCGCCATCCGGGCCGCGCGGGCCGCGGCGCGCACGTCGTCGAGCTGGGCCGGCCAGCGGGCCTCGTCCACGAACCGGTAGGTCGCGGCGACCACCCGTAGCCCGAGCGGGGCCAGCGCGGCACCGTCCTCGTGGTACCGGCCCCGCCAGCCGCCGCCGTGGATCCA
This sequence is a window from Micromonospora sp. NBRC 110009. Protein-coding genes within it:
- a CDS encoding alpha/beta hydrolase encodes the protein MTERAVLLWIHGGGWRGRYHEDGAALAPLGLRVVAATYRFVDEARWPAQLDDVRAAARAARMAADGLPLLVGGDSAGGMLALHLALRGVDRPGDVAAALAYWAPLDPLDPEYRRLRADDDPWAGLLGRPPAAGDPATVDATVATHLGSGVPVLLVHGREDRSVPAGQSVDLARRLLVAGHPVHAWLTHGGHALDLARPDIRAVTAAFLDTVLTPG